In the Agromyces flavus genome, GACGCCGCGACGGGTTCGATCGAACTGACGACGCCGTCACCGTGATCGATCGAGAGCACCGGTCGTCCGGCCACGGGCCCGGCGAACGAGACGACCCCGTCGTCCGGTGCGCGAACCGATCCGCCCGGCGCCACGGCCAGGTCGATCCCGCGGTGACCCGCCGCGTACGGCGTCGGCGGTGCGCGGAACGGCTCGACGAGTGCGATGGGCGGGCCGACCGGCCAGCTCCACGTCGGCTCGGCGGCCGCATCGGCTCGAGCCGGTCGGGGGACCGTCGCGGACGGTGATGCGGACGCGGACGCGGGTGCGACGAGCAGCGTGAGACCGACGAGGAGGCCGAGCGCGGCGCGCGGGACGGGATGGCGGGCGGTGCGGGTCATGCGTCGAACATGCCCGGCGTGACATCCGTACCCCTGACCCGTGATTCATAGGGGGATCGGACCCCGCCATGCGCGCCTGTGGAGGGCGGGTCGGCGCGCGACCGCGTGATAGCATGTCCGGAGCGTCCCGCGTGTCGGGGCGACTACGCGTGCCCATTCGGCCACCGACTCCACTCAGTCCCGCTCGTCTCCTCGAAGCACGAGCCGGCGGAGCCGTGCCGGGCACCAGGGCTCCCGGCCGCCGGCCGGAGCGACAACTGAGATCAGAAGGAGTACGGCCATGGCCGTCGTCACCATCCGCCAGCTGCTCGACAGCGGCGTGCACTTCGGGCACCAGACCCGCCGTTGGAACCCGAAGATGAAGCGCTTCATCTTCACCGAGCGTTCCGGCATCTACATCATCGACCTGCAGCAGTCGCTGGCCTACATCGACAAGGCCTACGACTTCGTCAAGGAGACGGTCGCCCACGGCGGCACCATCCTCTTCGTCGGCACCAAGAAGCAGGCGCAGGAGTCGATCGCCGAGCAGGCGACGCGCGTCGGCCAGCCCTACGTCAACCAGCGCTGGCTCGGTGGCCTCCTCACCAACTTCGCCACGGTCTCCAAGCGCCTCGCGCGCATGAAGGAGCTCGAGGAGCTCGACTTCGAGGGCACCACCTCGGGCTTCACCAAGAAGGAGCTGCTCCTCAAGAAGCGCGAGCTCGACAAGCTCCACAAGTCGCTCGGCGGCATCCGCAACCTCGCGAAGACGCCGTCGGCGCTCTGGGTGGTCGACACCAAGAAGGAGCACCTCGCGATCGACGAGGCCAAGAAGCTGGGCATCCCCGTGATCGGCATCCTCGACACCAACTGCGACCCCGACGAGGTCCAGTACCCCATCCCGGGCAACGACGACGCGATCCGCTCCGTGAGCCTGCTCACGCGCATCATCGCCGACGCCGCGGCCGAGGGCCTGATCCAGCGCCACCAGAAGCCCGAGGAGGGCGAGGAGGCCGAGCCGCTCGCCGAGTGGGAGCAGGAGCTGCTCCAGGCCGGTGCTGCCGAGACCCCCGCGCAGTCGTCCGCTGAGACGGCCGAGGTCGCCGGCACCGAGTCCGAGGCGCAGGCCGAAGCCGCCGAGGTCGTCGACGAGGCGGCCGCCGAGGTCGCCGCGACCGAGTCCGAGGCCGACGCCGAGGGCGCGGCTGCTGCCGAGACCAAGTAACACCCCCACTCCACCAGCCAGACCACGAGTCCAGGAGACTGCCACAACATGGCCAACTTCACCCTCGAAGACGTCAAGACCCTGCGCGAGCGCCTCGGCACCGGCATGGTCGACACCAAGAACGCGCTCGTCGAGGCCGACGGCGACCTCGAGAAGGCCGTCGAGATCCTCCGCCTGAAGGGCGCGAAGGGCAACGCGAAGCGGGCCGACCGCTCGACCGCCGAGGGCCTCGTCGCCGCCGCCGACAACGGCGACGGCACGGCCACCCTCATCGAGCTCGCCTGCGAGACCGACTTCGTCGCCAAGGGCGACAAGTTCGTCGGTCTCGCCGACCGCGTGCTCGCGGCGGTCGCCGCGGCTCGCGCCGAGACCGTCGAGGCCGCCCTGGCCGCGCCGGCCGAGGGCAAGACCGTCGCCGTCGTGATCGACGAGGATGCCGCCATCCTCGGCGAGAAGGTCGAGCTGCGCCGCGTCCGCCTCGTCAAGGGCGAGCACTTCTCGATCTACCTGCACAAGACCTCGAAGGACCTGCCCCCGCAGGTCGGCGTGGTCCTCGGCTACTCGGGCGACGACGCCGAGACCGCGCGCTCGATCGCGCAGCACATCTCGTTCGCCGCGCCGGAGTACCTCACGCGTGAGGACGTCCCGGCCGAGGCCGTCGAGAAGGAGCGCACGATCGTCGAGCAGATCACGCGCGAGGAGGGCAAGCCCGAGGCCGCGCTGCCGAAGATCGTCGAGGGTCGCCTCGGCGCCTTCTTCAAGCAGGTCGCGCTGCTCGAGCAGGACTACGCCAAGGACAACAAGCTGTCCGTCGGCAAGGTCGTCTCGGACGCGGGCCTCACGGTCACCGACTTCGCCCGCTTCAAGGTCGGCGCGTAA is a window encoding:
- a CDS encoding murein hydrolase activator EnvC family protein; translation: MTRTARHPVPRAALGLLVGLTLLVAPASASASPSATVPRPARADAAAEPTWSWPVGPPIALVEPFRAPPTPYAAGHRGIDLAVAPGGSVRAPDDGVVSFAGPVAGRPVLSIDHGDGVVSSIEPVAASVTAGVAVAEGEPIGVVSSGGHCDARCVHFGVRVHGEYVSPMLFLGGVPRAVLLPLAD
- the tsf gene encoding translation elongation factor Ts translates to MANFTLEDVKTLRERLGTGMVDTKNALVEADGDLEKAVEILRLKGAKGNAKRADRSTAEGLVAAADNGDGTATLIELACETDFVAKGDKFVGLADRVLAAVAAARAETVEAALAAPAEGKTVAVVIDEDAAILGEKVELRRVRLVKGEHFSIYLHKTSKDLPPQVGVVLGYSGDDAETARSIAQHISFAAPEYLTREDVPAEAVEKERTIVEQITREEGKPEAALPKIVEGRLGAFFKQVALLEQDYAKDNKLSVGKVVSDAGLTVTDFARFKVGA
- the rpsB gene encoding 30S ribosomal protein S2, which encodes MAVVTIRQLLDSGVHFGHQTRRWNPKMKRFIFTERSGIYIIDLQQSLAYIDKAYDFVKETVAHGGTILFVGTKKQAQESIAEQATRVGQPYVNQRWLGGLLTNFATVSKRLARMKELEELDFEGTTSGFTKKELLLKKRELDKLHKSLGGIRNLAKTPSALWVVDTKKEHLAIDEAKKLGIPVIGILDTNCDPDEVQYPIPGNDDAIRSVSLLTRIIADAAAEGLIQRHQKPEEGEEAEPLAEWEQELLQAGAAETPAQSSAETAEVAGTESEAQAEAAEVVDEAAAEVAATESEADAEGAAAAETK